In the Acanthochromis polyacanthus isolate Apoly-LR-REF ecotype Palm Island chromosome 20, KAUST_Apoly_ChrSc, whole genome shotgun sequence genome, AAAAGACTATGTTAGGTCCCTGCTTTGTGACACCATTGGCATAGATCAGAGTGAGCTAAAGGATGAATCACGTCTTCCATCTTTAGGCATTGACTCCATGCAGGCCATGACTCTGCAGAATCTGATCTTTCAACAGAGAGGTGTGAATGTGCCTTTAGTGAAACTGTTGGATCCCAATGCCACAGTAATAGCAGTGGTAGCTGTACTGAGTGAGGGAGCTGAGGATGAAACCCAAGAGCCTCTTCCAGTGAAAGACACTGAGAATGTTTCCACCAGATTGTAAAAACTTCACATGCAAATTTACTTGGAGAACTGATCATCAGAGCATTATGTACATAACGTAATAGTTGCTTAGTTGAAAACTTTGCCATAGTAGTCAATAGAAAACTTTCGATGACTGATGGATAATGGGAGAATTCATGCGTTAATTCATGTTAATAATCTCCTTTGTATTCTTTGTTGTTGTGCAAATCTTCAATTctactgttttgtttctcttttgcaTTGCAGTTTTAACCATATATGATTATGAATGGATGTTTTGTCTCAGTTTAACTCATTTTGCTGATTGGTTTGTTCATGATGAAAACTTTAAAGCATTGCAATTAAACACACAATAACTTGATGACTGGTTAAATAATTTTGTAAAATTCAAAACCTTcctttgtatctttttgttacatttcaATAAATGCTTTGTTATCAGGCATTTTGCTGTTTGAACCATTCATTTATCACATCATGTGGACAAAGACATTGTTCTCCTGGTGGATATTTAAGTCACATGGATTTGTTGTAAATTTAacaaataaaccaaacaaaacaaatgttgtGAAGAAAATGAGGACAGAAATCTGTTATGTGTTTACAGTCATGTTTTCCTTCTAAAACAGTTAAATTACaacttcacaaaaaaaatcacaattacaGAAAATCTGTTCTCTTATAAAATCAGTTTTGCTATGTTCCTATTTTTGCCACACAGATATTGAAACTGTTTATGACAGAaactttttattgtcattgttgattaaaaatgtgctcACATGTGGTTGTAACTTTTCTAATGTCTTtgttgttaatgttttttttcactatGACACAATAAATCAAGCTGACAATCGAtggtttatttgcaaaaattcTTTCATGCAcgttacaaaaacacataaGCAGTCATTTCAGTATCATCAGTTGTTTACTGTCTAAAATTTCTGACACTTCAAACTTAAATATTACAACCAAATGAGCaaacattatagtacacatacTCCCAATTTCACATATTCAGTAAAACTCAAAacattttagttcattttaattttgaattcTGTTATGTACATAAAGGGTAAAAAGCAGACTTTAACCAATGTTACACTAACCCATCAAAAAATGCATGACAGCAATGAAGCTCTGTGATAAAGAGACACAAGCTATATTATGGTTAGGCTACACTACCAACATTTGCTTATAAAGATAAcataaaattgattaaattatgaGCTGTTCTGCAAGAGCATATAAgatcaaacacattttcatgtGAATGTACAGATGTCCTAATTGGATTCCTAACATGCAGAAAATGTAAGTTCTGTACTGCACTTGTACAGTGACCTTGTCTGCAAAATAAATATACACATTAAAATAGATGTTATGAAATTATTCACTGTTCAATACAACACTCACCAAACTGGCGAGTGTACTGTTGGGGTCCAGTATAATAACCAGAGGTACATTAACACCCGTTTCCTGGAAAATCTTGTTCTGCAGAGTCATGGCCAACATTGAGTCAATCCCCAATGCAACCAGAGAGTAGTCATCGTCCAGTTCGTCTACACTTACATTGGTTATATCACTGACAATCTCCTTCACACTTCCATGTGTGGAAGACAAAAGCTCAACTTTTGGTTCACTGTGTATTTCATCTTTCAGCTCCATTTCCACTAAAGCTGACAGTCGCTCTCTGAGAGACGCATTTTGTGAGAGAACATGAATCTGGAGgtttttgaaattgaatttacaTATTACTTGTTGGGGTCTGTTCATCAGAAGACACTTTTTGAGTGTGTCATGAACTTCATACACATCCATTGTCATCAAGCCTTTTGCCTCCAAGAACTTTTGGAAGTGGTCTTTGTTGAGCAGCAGACCGAGGTTCAGAGGACCCCAGTTGATGGACTGTCCTGCAAGACCGAGGTTTCTCCGATAATGACAGAACGTGTCAAGGAAGGAATTGGCTGCTGCGTAGTTACACTGTGAGGCATTGCCTATGAATGATGAAATGGAAGAATAGCACACGAAGAAGTCAAGTTTGTTGTGAAGTGTTGCAAAGTGTAGATTTAGAGCACCGCTGACTTTGGGTTGCAGCACTTTTCTCAAGAGTGACTCATCAAGGGATTCAATCAGTGTGTCGTGCAACACTGCAGCACTGTGAAACACTCCTTTGATGGGGCAAGAAGGGAATCTTTGGCCAATTTTTGAGATCGCATTCACCACCTGCATCGACACAGAAATGTCACACTGGATATTTATGATAGTGACCTCGTATCTTTTCTGGAGGAGATCCATTTCAAATTGTATTTTATCAGACAGAATGCGTCTTGACAGTGTCGCAATACAACCTCCACCATTATCAGCGATGAATTTAACCGTCTCGAGCCCCAAACCAGAGAGCCCTCCGGTTACAATATAGACACAGCCTTCTTTAAAGAGTTGTGGAGGTCTTGCAAGCAAAGGAACATCAGATACTGGCCGATCAAATTCTCCATGGTCTAAAACAACTTGTCGCACTGTGTTTCTGGCGAAATATGACTCTgtatcagactgagactcttTTGGTTGATAAAGCTCTCTCCTTAGAGGTAATGATTCTGTCTCGAAGCCTAACGACACAAGCCAGCTGAAGATGTTCCTGTTTTGTGCATGTAGATGAGCTCTCTGCAGAACATTAGCCACATCAAGCTTATGTACATGAACGTGTTTACTCTTCAATGCAAACATGCTAGCTGTGACTAAAGGTGACATGTCACTGCTGCacacaaaaataatgtgtttctCAAGGCCCATGCTGTCATAAATCCCCTGCCAAGAGGTATCATATGGTGGCAGTAAGacaaatgcatcaaaatgtGAAGTTTCCCTCTTGAAATGTGACCGAGAGGAAACATTCCAGCCTGACCTGGTTGCTGTAAGAGCCAAAACCTTCATCAGAGCAGAGGCAGAGTTTGAGGAGATAATAGCCAACTTTCTGTGCTGTTGTTTCACTTGAGACAGCATTCGCTGCAGGATCTCCCATGCCAGTATGAAGAAAGACACGCAAGGAGTCTCCCCCAGAAAGGgaagtctctttgtgttgtagCACACTGCTTCAGGAATTGCAATCTTTGCAGAGGCAGGAACTGGATAGCATGAAGCTATATGGTCTCCCACTCTTAGATTAGCAACATCTTTCCCTACAGCTGTGACAATGCCGCTAAAATCTATAGCTAGTAGCTTGTGATTGTGTGAAGCATGCTTGTTCCAGTACATCGTCTTGCCGAAATTCAAATGCGAAGTGCTGACAGGGAAGTAATCTGATGAATGCACACATACATTGGTTAGCTGAATTACAACTGACTTCTCCTGGACAGGTTTTTGATCAATGTTAGCAGGGAGGGCTGACAAGTTTACCATTCTGTATGGATCAGCTGTCTGTAGGACTAAGTCTCTCGGACAAACAGAATGCAGATCACCTTCACTTAAAGCCTTTTCCTTCATTGGGGTGCGTAGTATTGTTGTCGCTGCAGCCTGCCCTTTACTGATCCTCACCTCTTGTTGCTTGCTGGTGGCAATTACACAAGCCAGCAATTGAATGTCTTCATTAGTCACAGAAGCAAGGTCAATCAGCTGGAACGAAAGACCTGCCATCTCTGCTGCACAAGCCCTCGTCATACCAGAAAGCACAAAACCAGGACTGACATGATCCGCCGTCATTTCTGTTGATCTGTAAGTTATGACGCGGATAGCGCAGGTACTTTTGCTGTCTTTCACGGCTAAAACAATCTGCCGAAATATCTCACAGCAATTCACCAAGGAGTCCAGCATCTTCTCGGATGTCAAGTGACTGATGTCCTCAACACCCCAAAGAAAGAGAACATTGTCCAAATCTGCAGTGGTGTTAAGCAAGCAGAAGACTAAGTTTCGAACTTGTTCTTTGCTTTCCACAATGACTGACTTTGGACTCATGTATGGCCGAAGTCTTTTCGCAATGCAGAGTTTATCCTCAAAAACAATTGCTttgattttgcaattttccaaGTTTCTCTCATTAGAGATTGCAACTATTTCATTGTGGAAGAACAGCGACTGAGGAGCACTTGAGCATCTGCCCAAAAATGAAATTCTCACCCCTTTAAGTTCCACCAACACATTCCCCTCTGTGGTGGAAAAGCAACCACACACATCAAGAAAGTCTGAAGTCTCTTGAGTTGCCTGTAAGTACAAGACCATCTCCTCCTGCAGTGGTCCTGATATAGCTATACTTGCAATACCTGAAGGGAATCCCTGCTTGGCTGTTAGTTGTCCCATTGCAACCACAGCACTCATCTGCAGAAAATAGTCCAGCAGGACAGGGTGAATGAAATAGTCATGAAGATGTTTCAAAACTTCACTAGGGACTTGAATTATTGTCAGAGCTTCCTTGAATTCATTCCCAAAATGCACATCATTTAGCCGTCTGAAAACAGGACCATACTCAAATCCTGCTTGAGAAAGAGTTGAATAAACCTCCTTCCTCGTCAAAACCAGTTTGCACCTTTGGGAGATCACGTCAAGACAAATGCTTGATTCATCCAACAAAGGCTGGCTATCTGCACACCTGTATGTCCCAGAGGCATGTGTTGCAGCAGAAGACTGTATCTTAAATACGTTCTCTGCATGTTCCAGTGTCACCTTCAACTGTTGATGGCATGAGCTGAGTGTCAACACGCTCTCAAATCTAACACTGAGATGGAGCAGTGAAACGGGATGCTTTGGCCTCAGGCTTGCCATCACTGCAGCGTAAGctaattccacaaaaaacgtaCCTGGCACAATGGGAATGCTGTTGCTTTTGTGCTCCCAAAGATACGGTGCAGTCTCTACTGAGAGGTTGCACACGAACTCTTTGCTATCTTGCTTTATTTGGGATATGAGCACATGACGAGAAAAAACAGAGGTTTCGTCACCTTTTCTCAAAGCTTCAAAATTCAGCTCTTTCTTTGTGTTGTCAAACTGATAGACCGGAAGAGCTGTGGGCAATGTCTTGTAGCATTTGTAGACTTGATGCCAGTCTACATTAATGCCAAGTTCAAACAGTTTTGCCACTGTTAAGAGGATGGTATTGCAATCCTTCTCTGGGTGGACAGAGGAAAGAACTATGGTGTCATTTCCTAAAGTCTCAAATATGTT is a window encoding:
- the pks1 gene encoding uncharacterized protein pks1, whose translation is MESISGSRTGVYIGLMNRDYEMLSNNNPNTITHYNGTGTAMSVAANRISFTFNLTGPSFAIDSACSSSLVALHVACQAIKQGDCEMALCGGVNCIIEPRMFVALSKAKMISPEGSSKPFSSRADGYGRGEGCGVVLLRPLKNALKDCNKIWGIISKSAVNQDGRSVSPITKPSMVQQEQLLQRIYSESDIANVQYIEAHGTGTPAGDPTEAGSISNIIAKARPSGSETLWIGSVKGNIGHTESAAGVAGLIKVLLMMKHETIVPSLFYSEDSASVDIKALNLNIPTKADRWETKSPLGRVAGINSFGFGGTNAHVILREHNHTAVSTQKPKGCPKLFVLSAASEKSLIRTITDTHQRLCSNQTVDLQALSYTSACGRSHYKHKYRMALLTYSISDLEHQLTSALRTKIESIQSDSQVVFVFCGNGVAYRGMCKQLMREVPVFRDKVKEVEDLFQTYKTINISKWLSGEHDHDDFSSSTVIQPLLFAIQISIATLLKHWGVKPDAMLGHSVGEVAAAHCSGLLSLEDAVKVLYHRSSLQSKVTGGKMLVVGNVAVDEVAKILPDFFGKACIAAFNSPQSCTLSGDADSIDILHERLKIMFIGRNVFLHVLDVPAAYHSHVMDPVLDDIKRSINLLDANSMECNLYSTVTGERCSDGDFCTGTYWAKNIREPVLFEKALYVVVKDKQSKSNAVFVEIGPRRALQRNIFETLGNDTIVLSSVHPEKDCNTILLTVAKLFELGINVDWHQVYKCYKTLPTALPVYQFDNTKKELNFEALRKGDETSVFSRHVLISQIKQDSKEFVCNLSVETAPYLWEHKSNSIPIVPGTFFVELAYAAVMASLRPKHPVSLLHLSVRFESVLTLSSCHQQLKVTLEHAENVFKIQSSAATHASGTYRCADSQPLLDESSICLDVISQRCKLVLTRKEVYSTLSQAGFEYGPVFRRLNDVHFGNEFKEALTIIQVPSEVLKHLHDYFIHPVLLDYFLQMSAVVAMGQLTAKQGFPSGIASIAISGPLQEEMVLYLQATQETSDFLDVCGCFSTTEGNVLVELKGVRISFLGRCSSAPQSLFFHNEIVAISNERNLENCKIKAIVFEDKLCIAKRLRPYMSPKSVIVESKEQVRNLVFCLLNTTADLDNVLFLWGVEDISHLTSEKMLDSLVNCCEIFRQIVLAVKDSKSTCAIRVITYRSTEMTADHVSPGFVLSGMTRACAAEMAGLSFQLIDLASVTNEDIQLLACVIATSKQQEVRISKGQAAATTILRTPMKEKALSEGDLHSVCPRDLVLQTADPYRMVNLSALPANIDQKPVQEKSVVIQLTNVCVHSSDYFPVSTSHLNFGKTMYWNKHASHNHKLLAIDFSGIVTAVGKDVANLRVGDHIASCYPVPASAKIAIPEAVCYNTKRLPFLGETPCVSFFILAWEILQRMLSQVKQQHRKLAIISSNSASALMKVLALTATRSGWNVSSRSHFKRETSHFDAFVLLPPYDTSWQGIYDSMGLEKHIIFVCSSDMSPLVTASMFALKSKHVHVHKLDVANVLQRAHLHAQNRNIFSWLVSLGFETESLPLRRELYQPKESQSDTESYFARNTVRQVVLDHGEFDRPVSDVPLLARPPQLFKEGCVYIVTGGLSGLGLETVKFIADNGGGCIATLSRRILSDKIQFEMDLLQKRYEVTIINIQCDISVSMQVVNAISKIGQRFPSCPIKGVFHSAAVLHDTLIESLDESLLRKVLQPKVSGALNLHFATLHNKLDFFVCYSSISSFIGNASQCNYAAANSFLDTFCHYRRNLGLAGQSINWGPLNLGLLLNKDHFQKFLEAKGLMTMDVYEVHDTLKKCLLMNRPQQVICKFNFKNLQIHVLSQNASLRERLSALVEMELKDEIHSEPKVELLSSTHGSVKEIVSDITNVSVDELDDDYSLVALGIDSMLAMTLQNKIFQETGVNVPLVIILDPNSTLASLVSVVLNSE